The proteins below are encoded in one region of Musa acuminata AAA Group cultivar baxijiao unplaced genomic scaffold, Cavendish_Baxijiao_AAA HiC_scaffold_1070, whole genome shotgun sequence:
- the LOC135666056 gene encoding probable protein phosphatase 2C 59 isoform X1: protein MGYLNSISGLQADGAPVSGGGLSQDGKFGYGYASCPGKRSSMEDFYETRIDSVDGEIVGLFGVFDGHGGAQVAEYVKQNLFSNLLRHPKFITDTKSAIADAYNHTDAEFLKSENSQNREAGSTASTAVLVGDRLLVANVGDSRAVICRGGDGRPLILKSVLLSSIMCNGFLYLI from the exons ATGGGGTATTTGAACTCCATCAGTGGGCTTCAAGCAGACGGTGCTCCGGTCAGCGGGGGAGGACTCAG TCAAGATGGGAAGTTTGGTTATGGGTATGCAAGCTGTCCGGGGAAAAGATCTTCGATGGAAGACTTCTATGAGACGCGAATTGACAGCGTTGATGGAGAAATTGTTGGCTTGTTTGGGGTCTTTGATG GTCATGGCGGTGCCCAAGTAGCAGAGTATGTTAAACAAAACCTCTTCAGCAACTTACTCAGGCATCCAAAGTTCATTACCGATACAAAATCAGCTATAG CTGATGCATACAACCACACGGACGCAGAATTTTTGAAATCTGAGAACAGCCAGAACCGAGAGGCGGGTTCAACTGCATCAACAGCTGTCCTTGTTGGTGATCGTTTGCTCGTTGCAAATGTTGGGGACTCTAGAGCTGTCATATGTAGAGGAGGAGATGGTAGGCCCCTCATCCTTAAATCAGTTCTCTTATCATCAATTATGTGTAACGGATTTCTGTACTTAATCTAG